In Setaria italica strain Yugu1 chromosome IX, Setaria_italica_v2.0, whole genome shotgun sequence, the genomic stretch TTCATGTCAAATTGCTACACCTGTGCTGGCGACTGCGGTGACATTATCGCTAATGCCGGCGCGAGGGGCAACTAGCAACCTATGCATGTGTTTGGGCATACATATTAGGAAATTCAGTAAGTCAGAGCCATAACATATGGTGGATTTATTGCCGGAACATGGAGATCAGAGGCGCGAATGGCCACCTACATCGTTGCATCAAGCCATCAACAGGCGGTTATTGTAGGATATTTCACCTTATTTCACTTCTCGAAGGATCCCAGACGCTGGATAAGCTCGTCGATGTACTTCTCCTGGCAATTCCTGTCGCTCACAATCTCCTGCATCTTCTTGGCATTAGCCGCGAAGACGCTCTTACTTTCTTCCTCGCACATGACAGCCCGGATCGCTCCGGCGATGCCTTGGCGATCGTACGAGCCGTCCTTCTCACGCCTTGGCACTCGCAAcccggccttcttcctctcgaTCAGTTGCGCGTTTATCCTCTGTTCATCTAAGAACGTCAGGAAGAGCATGGGATGCCCGGACATAACCCCTTCAATGGTGGAGGCCCATCCGCCGTGCGTCAGGAACGCGCCCACGGAGCTGTGAGCCAGTATGATGGGCTGAGGAACCCAGCCCATGGCCACGAGCCCACGGTCACGCGTCCGCTCCTCGAAACCTGGGGGCAGGATGTCGCCGTCCGcctcgaggaggaggccgttAGGCTTCTTCAGAGCCCAGAGGAATGTCGTCCCGGCGAGCTCCAGCCCAAGCGCGATCTCGTGCAGCTGTTCGACGGTCACCGGAGGCTCGCTTCCCAGAGCAATGAACAGGACAGACTCGGGCTGCTGCTTGTCGAGCCATGACAGAGCTGCGTTGCCGTGCTCTCTTTTGTGACCTTCTGCGGGGGGACACGGCGGGACTAGGCCGTACGGGATCACCGGCTTGCCGAAGATGTCTGACAGGAGAGGCAGGGGCTCCGGCTCCAGCTCGAAGCAGGCGCGTTGGATGACAAACTGGCATTTCTCCAAGGTTAGCACAAATCGCTGGAGTATTGAGGCTGTTGAGCCATCCACCGGCGGCTCAACGCGTGGCACACCGTACTCCGCTGACGTCGACGCTGCGAATGTCAGGTTCAGCGCGCAGGGTATCTGCAGGAAATCAAGCGTGCATGCCATGCAAGAACCAGTTTATC encodes the following:
- the LOC101782527 gene encoding UDP-glycosyltransferase 91A1; the protein is MDASDSSPLHIVIFPWLAFGHMLASLELAERLAARGHRVSFVSTPRNISRLRPVPPALAPLIDFVALPLPRVDGLPDGAEATSDIPPGKTELHLKALDGLAAPFAAFLDAACADGSTNKVDWLFLDNFQYWAAAAAADHKIPCALNLTFAASTSAEYGVPRVEPPVDGSTASILQRFVLTLEKCQFVIQRACFELEPEPLPLLSDIFGKPVIPYGLVPPCPPAEGHKREHGNAALSWLDKQQPESVLFIALGSEPPVTVEQLHEIALGLELAGTTFLWALKKPNGLLLEADGDILPPGFEERTRDRGLVAMGWVPQPIILAHSSVGAFLTHGGWASTIEGVMSGHPMLFLTFLDEQRINAQLIERKKAGLRVPRREKDGSYDRQGIAGAIRAVMCEEESKSVFAANAKKMQEIVSDRNCQEKYIDELIQRLGSFEK